From one Lemur catta isolate mLemCat1 chromosome 5, mLemCat1.pri, whole genome shotgun sequence genomic stretch:
- the KCNMB1 gene encoding calcium-activated potassium channel subunit beta-1 produces the protein MGKKLVMAQKRGETRALCLGVAMVACAVITYYILGTAMLPLFQKSVWTQESTCHLIETNIRDQEELEGKKVPQYPCLWVNVSAVGRWAVLYHTEDTRDQNQQCSYIPHSLDNYQVARADVEKVRARFHEHQVFYCFSATRENETSVLYRRLYGPQALLFFLFWPTFLLTGGLLIIAMVKINQSLSILAAQK, from the exons ATGGGGAAGAAGCTGGTGATGGCCCAGAAGCGGGGAGAGACTCGAGCCCTTTGCCTGGGTGTGGCCATGGTGGCGTGTGCTGTCATCACCTACTACATCCTGGGCACGGCTATGCTGCCCCTCTTCCAGAAAAG TGTGTGGACCCAGGAATCCACGTGCCACCTGATTGAGACTAACATCAGGGACCAGGAGGAGCTGGAGGGCAAGAAGGTGCCCCAGTACCCATGCCTGTGGGTCAATGTGTCAGCTGTGGGCAGGTGGGCTGTGCTGTACCACACGGAGGACACACGGGACCAGAACCAGCAG TGCTCCTACATCCCACACAGCCTGGACAACTACCAGGTGGCCCGGGCCGACGTGGAGAAGGTCAGAGCCAGATTCCACGAGCACCAGGTTTTCTACTGCTTCTCGGCGACTCGGGAGAATGAGACCAGTGTGCTGTACCGGCGACTCTACGGGCCCCAggccctcctcttcttcctcttctggcCCACCTTCCTGCTGACCGGAGGCCTCCTCATTATCGCCATGGTGAAGATCAACCAGTCCCTCTCCATTCTGGCGGCCCAGAAGTAG